The Marinobacter subterrani genome has a segment encoding these proteins:
- a CDS encoding SirB2 family protein, producing MSAYLILKHLHVTTAFLTVVLFALRLLLDAVGRPGWRQTPLRWIPHANDTVLLAAAIGLLFVTPWMPFVDGWLTAKIFLLVGYIIAGLFALRTTLTTPVRITAAVLALVQVTAIFHLAINKPVF from the coding sequence ATGAGTGCCTATCTGATTCTCAAGCACCTGCACGTGACTACGGCCTTTCTGACCGTTGTGCTGTTCGCCCTGCGTCTGCTGCTGGATGCTGTTGGCCGGCCCGGCTGGCGGCAAACACCGCTGCGGTGGATTCCCCATGCCAACGATACCGTGCTGCTGGCTGCCGCCATAGGGCTGTTGTTTGTAACACCCTGGATGCCCTTCGTGGATGGCTGGCTGACCGCCAAGATCTTCCTGCTGGTTGGTTACATCATCGCCGGTCTGTTTGCTCTTCGGACAACGCTTACAACGCCGGTCCGCATAACAGCGGCGGTATTGGCGCTGGTGCAGGTCACCGCCATTTTCCATCTGGCTATTAACAAGCCGGTCTTCTGA
- the fabB gene encoding beta-ketoacyl-ACP synthase I, producing the protein MRRVVITGMGIVSSLGTNQKEVAQSLKESRSGIGFSEEARDSGLRSHVCGQINLNLPELIDRKLWRFMCPASGYTYLAMLEAIEQSGLTDKHIKADTTGIIFGQGGASTVELLDSIDTHRDRGIRRVGPYRVPRTMGSAINASLATGFGIRGVNYGITSACATSAHSIGHAADLIALGRQDVMFAGGGEDIHWTLSLLFDAMGALSTKYNDTPELASRTYDANRDGFVISGGGGVLALEALEHAEARGANILAEIVGFGATSDGADMVAPSGEGAVRCMKQAMKNLDGDISYINTHGTSTPAGDITELKALKETFGDKIPPLSSTKPLCGHALGAAGVHEAIYSLIMLRDGFIAPSANIQTLDEGAEGYPIVRERMDNQKLDLVMSNSFGFGGTNASLVFKKF; encoded by the coding sequence ATGCGTCGCGTTGTAATCACCGGTATGGGCATTGTTTCCAGCCTTGGTACCAACCAGAAGGAAGTTGCCCAGTCCCTGAAGGAATCCCGTTCCGGCATCGGTTTCAGTGAAGAAGCCCGGGATAGCGGGCTGCGCAGCCATGTCTGCGGGCAGATCAACCTGAACCTGCCGGAACTGATTGACCGCAAACTCTGGCGCTTCATGTGTCCGGCCTCAGGCTATACCTACCTCGCCATGCTGGAAGCCATTGAGCAGTCAGGCCTGACGGACAAGCACATCAAGGCTGACACCACCGGCATTATTTTCGGCCAGGGTGGTGCCTCTACCGTGGAACTGCTCGATTCCATCGACACCCACCGTGATCGTGGCATTCGCCGGGTTGGCCCCTACCGGGTGCCCCGCACCATGGGCAGCGCCATCAATGCCTCCCTGGCAACCGGCTTCGGCATTCGCGGTGTCAACTACGGCATTACCTCGGCCTGCGCCACCAGCGCACACTCCATCGGCCATGCCGCAGACCTGATTGCCCTCGGCCGCCAGGACGTGATGTTCGCCGGCGGCGGTGAAGATATTCACTGGACGCTGAGCCTGCTGTTTGACGCCATGGGCGCCCTGTCCACCAAGTACAACGACACCCCGGAACTGGCTTCGCGCACCTACGATGCGAACCGGGACGGCTTCGTTATTTCCGGGGGCGGCGGTGTTCTGGCCCTTGAGGCCCTGGAACACGCCGAAGCCCGGGGCGCGAACATCCTGGCGGAGATCGTTGGCTTCGGGGCCACCTCAGACGGCGCCGACATGGTTGCGCCCAGCGGCGAAGGTGCCGTACGTTGCATGAAGCAGGCCATGAAGAATCTGGACGGTGATATCAGCTACATCAACACTCACGGCACCAGTACTCCGGCCGGCGACATCACCGAGCTGAAAGCGCTGAAAGAGACCTTTGGCGACAAGATCCCGCCGCTGAGCTCCACCAAACCCCTGTGCGGTCACGCCCTGGGTGCGGCAGGCGTGCATGAGGCCATCTACAGCCTGATCATGCTGCGCGACGGCTTCATCGCCCCGTCGGCCAACATCCAGACACTCGATGAAGGCGCCGAGGGTTACCCGATCGTGCGGGAGCGCATGGATAACCAGAAGCTGGACCTGGTGATGAGCAACAGCTTCGGCTTCGGCGGCACCAACGCCTCGCTGGTGTTCAAGAAGTTCTGA
- a CDS encoding thiamine pyrophosphate-dependent dehydrogenase E1 component subunit alpha translates to MTSKTGTKAKSKAKPSLAKEEYMRMYTQMVRIRNFEDNANQLYLSAKMPGLTHMYSGEEAVAVGICEALKDSDRITSTHRGHGHCVAKGANYNEMFCELLGKQEGYCRGKGGSMHIADQSHGNLGANAIVGGSMGMATGSALRSKLLGKDDVTVCFFGDGATAQGLLYEVMNMAALWQLPVIYACENNGYSEYTKTEEIAAGSITARAEAFGIEAFQVDGQDVLAVNELTRKLVERCRNDEGPFFVELMTYRYHGHHVGDINREYYRSKEEESDWKNNRDPIIRMRAWLVDQGLATEDEIESLNNQIKDEAKKAVAYAEAAPYPDTSEVDMHVYAETDPATLRVGG, encoded by the coding sequence ATGACTTCAAAAACCGGAACCAAGGCAAAATCCAAGGCCAAGCCGAGCCTGGCCAAGGAAGAATATATGCGGATGTATACCCAGATGGTGCGCATCCGGAACTTCGAGGATAACGCCAACCAACTCTATCTGTCCGCCAAGATGCCCGGCCTGACACACATGTATTCGGGTGAGGAAGCCGTTGCCGTCGGCATCTGTGAGGCGCTCAAAGACAGTGACCGCATCACTTCCACCCATCGCGGGCACGGGCACTGCGTGGCCAAGGGGGCCAATTACAACGAGATGTTCTGCGAACTGCTCGGTAAACAAGAAGGCTACTGCCGGGGTAAAGGCGGCTCCATGCACATTGCCGATCAGAGCCATGGCAACCTGGGTGCCAACGCGATCGTGGGCGGCTCCATGGGCATGGCCACCGGCTCAGCACTGCGCTCGAAGTTACTGGGCAAGGATGACGTCACCGTGTGCTTCTTCGGGGATGGCGCCACCGCACAGGGCCTGCTTTATGAAGTCATGAATATGGCTGCACTGTGGCAACTTCCGGTTATCTACGCCTGCGAGAACAACGGGTACTCGGAATACACCAAAACCGAAGAAATTGCCGCCGGCTCGATTACCGCCCGGGCGGAGGCCTTCGGGATCGAGGCGTTCCAGGTGGATGGTCAGGATGTACTTGCCGTTAACGAGCTGACCCGAAAACTTGTTGAAAGATGTCGCAACGACGAAGGGCCGTTCTTCGTTGAACTGATGACCTACCGCTACCACGGCCATCATGTGGGCGATATCAACCGCGAATACTATCGATCCAAAGAAGAAGAATCCGACTGGAAAAACAACCGCGACCCAATCATTCGGATGCGTGCCTGGCTGGTCGACCAGGGCCTGGCTACGGAAGACGAGATTGAATCGCTGAATAATCAGATCAAAGACGAGGCGAAGAAGGCTGTCGCTTACGCTGAAGCCGCCCCCTACCCCGATACCTCGGAAGTAGACATGCATGTCTACGCCGAAACCGACCCAGCCACCCTACGCGTCGGTGGATGA
- the fabA gene encoding bifunctional 3-hydroxydecanoyl-ACP dehydratase/trans-2-decenoyl-ACP isomerase, with protein sequence MNPDHFDKEDLIKCGHGTLFPGSMRLPIDEMLMFDRVTHIADDDGLFGKGSLVAELDINPDLWFFKVHFVDDPVMPGCLGLDAMWQLVGFFLAWGGGEGKGRALGAGEVKFTGQVLPTAKKVTYRLDLKRVIRRKLTMAIADGRMEVDGREIYTAKDLRVGMFTSTDDF encoded by the coding sequence ATGAACCCGGATCATTTTGATAAAGAAGACCTGATCAAGTGCGGCCACGGCACACTCTTCCCAGGCTCCATGCGTCTGCCCATTGATGAGATGCTGATGTTTGACCGCGTCACTCACATCGCAGACGACGATGGCCTGTTTGGCAAGGGCAGCCTGGTGGCGGAACTCGACATCAACCCGGACCTCTGGTTCTTCAAGGTTCACTTTGTTGACGATCCCGTTATGCCCGGATGCCTCGGCCTGGATGCCATGTGGCAGCTGGTAGGTTTCTTTCTCGCCTGGGGTGGCGGTGAAGGCAAGGGTCGCGCGCTCGGTGCCGGTGAAGTGAAGTTTACCGGCCAGGTGCTGCCCACAGCCAAGAAGGTGACTTACCGTCTGGACCTCAAGCGCGTGATCAGGCGCAAGCTGACCATGGCAATCGCCGATGGCCGGATGGAAGTGGATGGCCGGGAAATCTATACCGCCAAGGACCTCCGGGTTGGCATGTTCACCTCGACCGATGACTTTTAG
- a CDS encoding alpha-ketoacid dehydrogenase subunit beta, with the protein MMREITLSQAVNEALAEEMRRDPTTFILGEDVAEAGTPFKVLSGLVEEFGTERVIDTPISEPGFLGIAVGAAMTGARPIVDLMFGDFLYLVMDQLCNQAAKQHYMSGGKLSVPMVVRTNLGATRRSGAQHSQSLHALVAHIPGLKVAMPSSAYEAKGLMKTAIRDNNPVVIFEDKLMYQDKAPVPEEEYLIPFGEANIKREGSDITLIGTSSMVQVAEAAAKILEAKGISAEVIDPRTIVPLDEETLLNSIRKTSRAIVIDEGHQNYGITGEIASRLNEKAFYYLDAPVLRMGAMDVPIPFSPVLEDLTVPTPEGVAENARRLCAGEMIHAA; encoded by the coding sequence ATCATGAGAGAAATCACCCTGTCCCAGGCGGTTAACGAAGCACTTGCCGAGGAAATGCGACGCGACCCCACCACCTTTATTCTTGGCGAGGATGTCGCGGAAGCTGGCACACCGTTTAAAGTCCTGTCCGGGCTCGTCGAGGAATTCGGTACCGAGCGTGTGATCGACACGCCCATTTCCGAACCGGGCTTCCTCGGTATCGCGGTGGGTGCTGCCATGACCGGCGCGCGCCCCATCGTGGACCTGATGTTCGGCGATTTTCTTTACCTGGTAATGGACCAGCTCTGCAACCAGGCCGCCAAGCAGCATTACATGTCCGGCGGCAAATTGAGCGTCCCGATGGTGGTGCGTACCAATCTGGGCGCTACTCGCCGGTCTGGCGCACAGCACAGCCAGTCGCTCCATGCGCTGGTGGCGCACATTCCCGGCCTCAAAGTCGCCATGCCCTCATCCGCCTACGAGGCCAAAGGGCTGATGAAAACCGCCATCCGCGACAATAACCCGGTGGTGATTTTCGAAGACAAACTGATGTACCAGGACAAGGCCCCGGTACCCGAGGAGGAGTACCTTATTCCCTTTGGCGAAGCCAACATCAAGCGCGAGGGCTCCGACATCACTCTGATTGGCACGTCCTCAATGGTGCAGGTAGCCGAGGCGGCAGCGAAAATCCTGGAAGCCAAGGGCATCAGTGCCGAGGTCATAGACCCACGAACCATTGTGCCGCTTGATGAAGAAACCCTGCTGAACAGTATCCGGAAGACCAGCCGGGCCATTGTCATCGATGAGGGCCATCAGAACTACGGCATTACCGGCGAGATTGCCAGCCGCCTGAATGAGAAAGCCTTCTACTATCTGGATGCACCGGTCCTACGCATGGGAGCAATGGACGTACCAATTCCGTTCAGCCCTGTGCTGGAAGATCTCACTGTGCCAACGCCCGAGGGCGTCGCCGAAAACGCTCGCAGACTCTGCGCGGGGGAGATGATACATGCCGCTTGA
- a CDS encoding TRAP transporter large permease → MLILFGTLALLLIIGMPVALSLAGASLVFLLLESPMPAVVVVHRMINGVDSFPLLAVPFFILAGSLMNHSGITDRIFAFAKALVGWMRGGLGHVNVGASVLFAGMSGAAIADAGGLGTVEIKAMREGGYDPDFAVGITAASSTIGPLIPPSLPLIVYGVVSSTSIGQLFAAGLLPGLLMAVALMIMVAWYAKVRGYGRDAGFAWKVLWTTFHRAFLSLLTPVIIVGGILAGLFTPTEAAIAACAYALFLGGAIYQTLDLRSIRAISMDTIETTAIVMMIVAAASIFSWILTSNQVTEMVADAILSHTQNVFLVLLLINLVLLVVGLFMEPVAAITILTPVLLPVVTALGVDPVHFGIMMILNLMLGLLTPPVGMVLYVLARVADIKFESAVRATAPFLIPLVIVLLLITYVPAVSMWLPELLYR, encoded by the coding sequence ATGCTTATCCTGTTCGGAACGCTCGCATTGCTGCTGATCATCGGCATGCCTGTTGCCCTGTCGCTGGCCGGTGCCTCTCTGGTTTTTCTGCTCCTGGAAAGCCCGATGCCGGCCGTCGTCGTTGTGCATCGAATGATCAACGGTGTGGACAGCTTTCCACTGCTGGCTGTGCCCTTCTTCATTCTGGCCGGCAGCCTGATGAATCATAGCGGAATCACCGATCGCATTTTTGCCTTTGCCAAAGCCCTGGTTGGCTGGATGCGAGGCGGGCTCGGCCATGTGAACGTCGGCGCGTCGGTTCTATTCGCTGGCATGTCGGGCGCAGCAATCGCCGACGCCGGCGGCCTCGGGACCGTTGAGATCAAAGCTATGCGAGAAGGCGGCTATGATCCGGACTTTGCCGTAGGTATTACGGCGGCCTCGTCCACGATCGGACCTTTGATTCCGCCCTCCCTGCCATTGATCGTGTATGGCGTTGTGTCGTCAACCTCCATCGGTCAGCTCTTTGCCGCAGGTCTGCTGCCGGGGCTACTGATGGCCGTGGCACTGATGATCATGGTTGCCTGGTATGCAAAGGTGCGCGGCTATGGCCGCGACGCGGGTTTCGCCTGGAAGGTTCTGTGGACTACATTCCATCGGGCGTTTCTGTCACTGCTAACTCCGGTGATCATAGTCGGCGGTATTCTGGCGGGCCTGTTTACACCGACCGAAGCGGCCATTGCTGCCTGCGCTTACGCTCTCTTCCTCGGGGGCGCCATCTACCAGACTCTGGACCTGCGCAGCATCAGGGCGATTTCGATGGATACCATCGAAACCACCGCCATTGTGATGATGATCGTTGCTGCCGCCTCCATTTTTTCCTGGATCCTCACCTCCAATCAAGTCACCGAAATGGTGGCAGATGCGATCCTCAGCCACACACAAAATGTGTTTCTGGTTTTGCTGCTGATCAATCTGGTGCTTCTGGTCGTCGGCCTGTTCATGGAGCCGGTGGCGGCTATCACCATCCTTACCCCGGTTCTGCTGCCGGTAGTGACAGCGCTGGGCGTGGATCCTGTTCATTTCGGCATCATGATGATTCTGAATCTGATGCTGGGATTACTGACACCCCCCGTAGGCATGGTGCTCTACGTGCTCGCACGGGTCGCCGATATCAAGTTTGAGAGTGCCGTGCGCGCTACCGCACCGTTCCTCATTCCCCTGGTAATCGTGCTCCTGCTAATCACTTACGTTCCGGCCGTGTCCATGTGGTTGCCGGAACTGCTCTATCGCTAA
- a CDS encoding TRAP transporter small permease has protein sequence MSDLGSKPDSSAERSRIPALDAGVVMVLFWLLALVVFAQFFTRYVLNDSIGWTEELARYLLIVVTFAGACIAVRRNTHISVEFFYRYLPAGAARGLSAVVDLLKTSFFAVLTVLCVQLAGSTGQMMTSIDMPKSLLYGFVAGCFALMTLYSAILAWRHHVSGKTDITTGPGE, from the coding sequence ATGTCCGATCTTGGTAGCAAACCCGACAGCAGTGCAGAACGGTCTCGCATTCCCGCGCTCGATGCTGGAGTGGTAATGGTTCTTTTCTGGCTTCTGGCGCTCGTGGTTTTCGCTCAGTTCTTCACGCGCTATGTGCTTAATGATTCGATTGGCTGGACCGAAGAACTCGCCCGCTATCTGTTGATCGTCGTTACCTTTGCCGGAGCCTGTATTGCAGTGCGGCGAAATACTCACATTTCGGTCGAGTTCTTCTATCGCTATTTGCCGGCCGGCGCCGCACGGGGTTTATCAGCCGTAGTGGATCTTCTGAAGACCAGTTTTTTTGCGGTGCTTACCGTTCTTTGTGTTCAGCTGGCAGGTAGTACAGGGCAGATGATGACCTCAATCGACATGCCGAAATCACTGCTATACGGGTTTGTCGCCGGCTGCTTTGCGCTCATGACACTGTATTCGGCAATTCTTGCCTGGAGACACCATGTCAGCGGGAAGACGGACATAACCACCGGACCAGGAGAGTAG
- a CDS encoding 2-oxo acid dehydrogenase subunit E2 — MTDIIAPPSVRALAREKGIDLKKLASDLGRTNIVREDLDTKKTAAQHSPGGDTSYWNVDHAMYGPVSEEPLSRFAKAAAANLSAAQSLIPAVTHHEYASIDAVEDFRKELKPEAQARGIKLTALAFNVVALARCLEEFPRFNASLSADGQTLVLKQYVHIGIAVDTPHGLMVPVIRDADTKGLWQIAAEITDLATRAQKRQLGADQMGGASMTITNLGGIGGVGFTPIVNPPEVAILGFTRPEMTPVWDGESFQPKPRVSLDLSYDHRVINGADAARFCTRYSSLLSDPRRMVV; from the coding sequence ATGACCGATATTATTGCACCGCCCTCAGTCCGGGCCCTCGCCCGGGAAAAGGGCATTGATCTCAAGAAACTCGCCAGCGATCTGGGAAGGACGAACATTGTGCGCGAAGACCTCGATACCAAAAAAACCGCTGCACAGCACTCGCCGGGCGGAGACACCTCCTATTGGAACGTCGATCATGCCATGTACGGTCCGGTGAGCGAGGAGCCTCTCAGCCGCTTTGCAAAAGCAGCCGCCGCAAACCTCTCGGCAGCCCAGTCCCTGATTCCCGCGGTCACCCATCACGAGTATGCCAGCATTGATGCCGTTGAGGATTTTCGAAAGGAACTGAAACCTGAGGCCCAGGCTCGAGGCATAAAACTGACGGCGCTTGCATTCAATGTGGTTGCACTGGCTCGATGCCTGGAGGAATTCCCCCGCTTTAACGCCTCCCTTTCAGCTGATGGCCAGACGCTCGTCCTCAAACAATACGTGCATATCGGAATCGCCGTTGATACGCCCCACGGCCTTATGGTTCCCGTGATTCGAGACGCAGACACCAAGGGTCTATGGCAAATTGCCGCCGAGATCACTGACCTGGCCACCCGGGCGCAGAAACGCCAGCTCGGAGCTGACCAGATGGGAGGCGCTTCCATGACCATCACCAATCTTGGTGGTATTGGCGGCGTGGGTTTCACACCGATTGTAAACCCCCCTGAAGTTGCAATTCTGGGATTTACCCGGCCTGAGATGACTCCAGTCTGGGATGGTGAATCGTTCCAGCCGAAGCCGCGAGTCTCACTGGATCTAAGCTACGATCACCGAGTGATCAATGGCGCTGACGCCGCACGTTTTTGCACTCGGTATTCATCACTGCTGTCTGATCCACGCCGAATGGTGGTGTAA
- a CDS encoding NnrS family protein, whose protein sequence is MQAIPTSRQTEAASISQLFSYPFRIFFLSMAVLALLAVPLWVMQVTGIISLPLALPGLLWHQHEMLFGFLSAAIAGFLLTAVCVWTQTERTHGIRLVLLWGVWLAGRLMLAFGAGLPDWLVHTVNLAFLPLVMLDAGWRIWHARQKRQLLILLVLGLLWLMQVGFVTRLDMTFSYGALIMAMALISIIGGRITPAFTTGWLRQRGLDSTAVKTVPALDMATLFSLILLLASLVTGWQTVTGVLAIVAGTLMLARLIGWKGWLVRKEPLLWILHLSILWVPVALFLLAGTLLAGWPSNAWAHAAGTGAVACLVIGVIARVSLGHTGRPLVLPRGMVAAFVAIHLAALIRVLTAFEVIPWHPGIGTSALLWLFAFGMFLYRYTGVLASPRPDGKTG, encoded by the coding sequence ATGCAGGCGATCCCCACAAGCCGTCAAACCGAAGCCGCCAGCATCAGTCAGCTGTTCAGCTATCCGTTCCGGATTTTCTTTCTGTCCATGGCGGTATTGGCACTGCTTGCGGTTCCCCTATGGGTCATGCAGGTGACCGGTATTATCAGTCTGCCCCTTGCCCTGCCAGGCTTGCTCTGGCACCAGCACGAAATGCTGTTCGGCTTCCTGTCGGCCGCCATCGCCGGCTTCCTGCTCACAGCCGTGTGCGTATGGACCCAGACAGAACGTACCCATGGCATCAGGTTGGTACTGCTCTGGGGAGTCTGGCTGGCTGGCCGGCTTATGCTTGCCTTCGGCGCCGGATTGCCGGACTGGCTTGTCCATACGGTGAACCTGGCGTTTCTGCCGCTGGTCATGCTCGATGCCGGCTGGCGGATATGGCACGCGCGGCAAAAGCGCCAACTGCTGATTCTGCTGGTTCTGGGCCTGCTATGGCTGATGCAGGTGGGGTTTGTCACCCGCCTTGACATGACCTTCAGCTACGGCGCCCTCATCATGGCCATGGCATTGATCAGCATCATCGGCGGACGTATCACGCCAGCCTTCACCACAGGCTGGCTGCGCCAGCGGGGGCTCGACAGCACCGCCGTAAAAACCGTTCCGGCGCTTGATATGGCCACCCTGTTCAGCCTCATCCTGCTGTTGGCCTCGCTGGTCACCGGCTGGCAAACCGTTACCGGCGTGCTGGCCATTGTTGCGGGCACCCTGATGCTGGCCCGGCTGATCGGGTGGAAAGGCTGGCTGGTGCGCAAAGAACCCCTGCTCTGGATTCTGCACCTGTCCATCCTCTGGGTGCCCGTGGCCCTGTTCCTGCTCGCCGGCACATTGCTGGCCGGCTGGCCGTCCAACGCCTGGGCCCACGCCGCCGGCACCGGTGCGGTCGCCTGCCTGGTCATCGGCGTCATCGCCCGGGTGTCCCTCGGCCACACCGGCCGGCCACTGGTTCTGCCCCGCGGCATGGTGGCCGCGTTTGTTGCCATTCACCTGGCAGCACTGATCCGGGTACTCACCGCCTTTGAGGTCATCCCCTGGCATCCGGGCATAGGCACCAGCGCCCTGCTGTGGCTGTTTGCCTTCGGCATGTTCCTGTACCGCTACACCGGTGTCCTTGCCAGCCCAAGGCCCGATGGTAAAACCGGCTAA
- a CDS encoding sialic acid TRAP transporter substrate-binding protein SiaP, translating into MNKIFSIPAAIVASILAMTGSGSALAQTELRWGHVYEPQSPYHEWAEWAARTFEERTDGRYAIEVFPSSSLGKQTDLAEGLELGTVDIIYDGQFFAGRRYGPMAIGSAPFMFRDFAHWQAYRDSKLFQDLSAGYTEATGDDIAGLVYYGQRHVTSNTEIKVPADMEGMKIRVPNASLYKMFPEAVGANATPMAFAEVYLALQQGVVDAQENPLPTIKFKKFHEVQDYITLTGHITDALLTIVAGRISDSMSEEDYATLMAVLKEAAAGASKDIRNSELELVKWFRDQGITVNEVDRAPFRAAVAENLNGPEATWDRETFDRLQALE; encoded by the coding sequence ATGAACAAGATCTTCAGTATCCCGGCGGCGATTGTAGCCAGCATTCTCGCCATGACCGGATCAGGAAGCGCCCTCGCGCAGACAGAGCTTAGATGGGGCCATGTCTACGAACCACAGTCGCCTTATCATGAGTGGGCCGAATGGGCAGCCAGAACTTTTGAGGAGCGCACTGACGGACGGTATGCGATTGAGGTTTTCCCGTCCTCTTCTCTGGGCAAGCAGACTGATCTGGCCGAAGGCCTGGAACTCGGTACGGTCGATATCATCTATGACGGCCAATTCTTCGCCGGCCGCCGCTATGGACCAATGGCGATTGGCAGCGCCCCGTTCATGTTCCGGGACTTTGCTCACTGGCAAGCCTACCGCGATTCGAAGCTTTTTCAGGACCTGTCCGCAGGATACACCGAGGCCACGGGCGACGACATCGCCGGGCTGGTGTACTACGGCCAACGCCATGTGACGTCGAATACTGAAATCAAGGTGCCCGCCGACATGGAGGGCATGAAAATCCGGGTTCCCAATGCCTCACTCTACAAAATGTTCCCTGAGGCGGTTGGCGCCAACGCTACCCCAATGGCATTTGCCGAAGTTTATCTGGCACTCCAACAAGGCGTCGTGGATGCTCAGGAGAATCCACTACCTACTATCAAGTTCAAAAAGTTCCACGAAGTCCAGGACTACATCACCCTGACCGGGCACATCACCGATGCACTGCTCACAATCGTTGCAGGTCGCATATCAGACAGCATGTCGGAAGAAGATTATGCAACGCTGATGGCCGTGCTGAAGGAAGCCGCCGCAGGGGCCTCGAAGGATATCCGCAACTCTGAACTGGAGTTGGTGAAATGGTTCAGGGACCAGGGCATCACTGTAAATGAAGTGGATCGTGCGCCGTTCCGTGCTGCCGTCGCTGAAAACCTGAATGGTCCAGAGGCGACCTGGGATCGCGAGACCTTCGACAGGCTGCAGGCCCTAGAGTGA
- a CDS encoding biotin/lipoyl-containing protein — translation MPLDVIMPALGMTQDTGVILTWHKKPGDPVSEGDALFEVETDKAAMEVEAQGSGYLTNVTAEAGDEVPVGQVLARISETPEGSEDAPDHSSQPQSDTGTQEADPQDDAVPEGETVIMPALGMAQDAGLIVAWHKKPGDAVAAADVLFDVETDKSVVEVQAGYDGFVAALLAEQGEEAPVGDVIAIISREKPQTPISRSVKTRNARVEASSAPEKPTKREEPASAPRKDPPRQPTRVPVPASGRILASPKARRLALEQGLDLSRLAEQGHPQPYHVKDLEVLEKLAKAPDSQGSALSAGRYLSAEISSDGFDAFAAWAAQEPGLTDASALLAGFAATSLNRRTANVALEAFGETRIYSIRGRRLGNLTQTEDDTTPDIRLRDLRFGRLTSAQTGPEDIPVISILATEKGFKLTLECRSEQLDASAAINLLSDFAGRMEQPLRHLL, via the coding sequence ATGCCGCTTGACGTCATTATGCCTGCCCTCGGAATGACGCAGGACACTGGCGTCATTCTTACCTGGCACAAAAAGCCCGGCGATCCCGTATCCGAGGGGGACGCACTGTTCGAAGTGGAAACCGACAAAGCCGCGATGGAGGTAGAAGCCCAGGGCTCCGGTTATCTGACCAATGTGACTGCGGAAGCCGGCGACGAGGTTCCGGTAGGACAGGTGCTGGCACGCATTTCCGAGACGCCCGAGGGCTCCGAAGATGCGCCAGACCACTCGTCTCAGCCGCAATCCGACACCGGAACGCAGGAGGCTGATCCGCAGGACGACGCCGTTCCCGAAGGCGAAACGGTGATTATGCCAGCCTTGGGTATGGCGCAGGATGCAGGCCTCATCGTTGCCTGGCACAAGAAGCCGGGGGACGCTGTGGCGGCCGCTGACGTCCTGTTTGATGTGGAAACGGACAAATCGGTTGTGGAAGTGCAGGCCGGGTACGATGGTTTCGTGGCGGCTCTGTTGGCCGAGCAGGGCGAAGAAGCCCCGGTAGGCGATGTCATTGCCATTATCTCCCGGGAAAAACCACAGACGCCGATCAGCCGTAGCGTGAAAACGCGGAACGCTCGGGTCGAAGCCTCTTCAGCGCCAGAAAAGCCAACAAAGCGAGAGGAGCCAGCTTCCGCACCCAGAAAAGATCCGCCCAGGCAGCCTACACGAGTGCCGGTGCCGGCCAGCGGACGAATTCTTGCTTCGCCAAAAGCTCGACGACTGGCCCTCGAGCAGGGTTTGGACCTGTCTCGGCTCGCTGAACAAGGACATCCACAGCCATACCATGTCAAGGACCTGGAGGTTCTCGAAAAGCTTGCCAAAGCGCCAGATTCCCAGGGTTCAGCCCTATCCGCCGGCCGCTACCTATCCGCGGAAATAAGCTCGGATGGCTTCGATGCGTTTGCCGCCTGGGCAGCCCAGGAGCCAGGCCTGACCGACGCCAGTGCCTTACTGGCCGGATTTGCCGCAACGAGCCTCAATCGCAGAACCGCCAATGTCGCCTTGGAGGCATTTGGGGAAACCCGTATCTACAGCATTCGCGGGCGCCGATTAGGCAACTTGACCCAAACGGAAGATGACACGACACCGGATATCAGGCTTCGGGATCTCCGATTCGGGCGACTGACATCTGCTCAGACAGGCCCGGAAGACATACCGGTCATTAGCATTCTGGCGACGGAAAAAGGCTTCAAGCTCACTCTCGAGTGTCGTTCCGAGCAACTGGATGCCTCGGCCGCAATTAACCTGCTTTCGGATTTTGCAGGCCGGATGGAGCAACCGCTCCGCCACCTGCTCTGA